The following are from one region of the Hyphomicrobium album genome:
- a CDS encoding type IV secretory system conjugative DNA transfer family protein yields the protein MSSSAFNEQYRFGSAGWAQDHEIAAAGLFGRRGLQIGYLGQRPLHLESDAPMLTVGGAGSGKLRDLLGYVVCNSPGQRMIVLDPRGELAAISHHVHAAHGEQAYTFNPFGLHGLPQHGFNPLDIIDPVKPTFHADCKFVARALVAVTSKAEGKYFEQRGSGWVEALLKADAETDGRTSLPRLMRIVNLVESGSGEWPNHIERMLASRFDDVRRTAGEMLIKQQDSPREFGSIIGELYAGLGFLDDPVLQASLERSDFSLSALCDPGRATKIFLIVPAEYLSQLAPLLRLSFTGTMLYKSRAPSAPRVTMLVDEAGQLGAFEDLLKSFTYGRGAGIRPWAVFQDIGQITRNFGPPGVQGFMGSAQMRQFFGVRDFQTSQHVSNMLGSETLEYDDTRMQETARRQKVQAVQRFMLGEEPFSAALDVAHYGKSEKIRSKQARKLMTEEEILSLPEDRQILFISGKNLPPIFAQKYPYFTRAEMAGLYLPNPYHPPRNRVRIASWRGSTSARVIEEPVPKEFASFAQYQNGTWAYVEGYKPT from the coding sequence ATGTCGTCTTCCGCCTTCAACGAGCAATATCGCTTCGGCAGCGCTGGCTGGGCGCAGGACCACGAGATTGCAGCCGCAGGACTCTTCGGCAGGCGCGGTCTTCAGATCGGATACCTTGGTCAGCGCCCGCTGCATCTTGAAAGCGATGCGCCGATGCTCACGGTCGGCGGGGCAGGCTCGGGCAAGCTGCGCGATCTCCTGGGCTATGTGGTCTGCAATTCTCCAGGTCAGCGCATGATCGTGCTCGACCCGCGCGGCGAGCTTGCGGCCATCTCGCACCACGTCCATGCCGCGCATGGGGAGCAGGCGTACACGTTCAATCCTTTCGGCCTGCACGGCCTCCCGCAGCACGGCTTCAATCCGCTCGACATCATCGATCCGGTCAAGCCGACCTTCCATGCCGATTGCAAATTCGTGGCCCGCGCGCTCGTCGCTGTCACCAGCAAGGCGGAAGGCAAATACTTCGAGCAGCGCGGCAGCGGCTGGGTTGAGGCGCTGCTCAAGGCGGATGCGGAAACGGACGGCCGGACGAGCCTGCCGCGCCTCATGCGCATCGTGAACCTCGTGGAATCGGGCAGCGGTGAATGGCCGAACCACATCGAGCGCATGCTGGCCTCACGCTTCGACGATGTGCGCCGCACCGCCGGCGAGATGCTGATCAAGCAGCAAGATAGCCCCCGCGAGTTCGGCTCGATCATCGGCGAGCTTTACGCGGGTCTCGGCTTCCTTGACGATCCAGTGCTTCAAGCCTCGCTGGAGCGCTCGGATTTTTCGCTTTCCGCGCTGTGTGATCCAGGCCGCGCCACCAAAATCTTCCTCATCGTTCCGGCCGAATACTTGAGCCAGCTCGCCCCGCTTCTGCGGCTGAGTTTTACAGGGACGATGCTCTACAAATCCCGCGCTCCGAGCGCGCCGCGCGTGACCATGCTGGTCGACGAGGCCGGGCAGCTCGGCGCGTTCGAGGATCTCCTCAAATCATTCACATATGGACGCGGCGCGGGCATTCGTCCCTGGGCGGTATTTCAGGACATTGGCCAGATCACGCGCAATTTTGGTCCTCCCGGCGTGCAGGGCTTCATGGGATCGGCTCAGATGCGCCAGTTCTTCGGCGTGCGCGACTTCCAGACGTCACAGCACGTCTCGAACATGCTCGGCAGCGAGACGCTGGAATACGACGATACGCGCATGCAGGAAACGGCACGCCGCCAGAAGGTGCAGGCCGTGCAGCGCTTCATGCTGGGCGAGGAGCCGTTCTCAGCGGCGCTCGATGTCGCGCACTACGGCAAGTCGGAGAAAATCCGCAGCAAGCAGGCGCGCAAGCTCATGACGGAAGAGGAAATCCTGAGCCTGCCCGAGGACCGCCAGATTCTTTTCATCTCCGGCAAGAATCTGCCGCCCATCTTCGCGCAGAAGTATCCGTACTTCACGCGGGCCGAGATGGCGGGGCTGTACCTGCCCAATCCCTATCACCCGCCGCGAAACCGCGTGCGCATCGCCTCATGGCGCGGCAGCACCTCGGCGCGCGTCATCGAAGAGCCGGTACCGAAGGAATTTGCGTCTTTCGCCCAATATCAGAATGGAACCTGGGCATATGTGGAAGGCTACAAACCAACTTAA
- a CDS encoding LbetaH domain-containing protein produces the protein MIALSQLWKSTTVKQQKYCLLPEDTITISGETLYRIQALREIGTDRGWGRIEKGDKGGYITGEHNLSQSGESWVGGNAKVYGNAMISGNARVLDEASVFDRAIVTDDTLISGTAQVFGDACIEREAAVGHQARVYDWALIEGEAKVYGNASVFGWARVGGLAIIAEEAQVFDNARVSGRFCIGRPPSDRGEILPLEYTPPVIGGNAKIFGSARVRGGANVSENAKVYENAVVTGLVDVKGNVEVAGRAYLAGEQREITGNLLIRRGFFGHKILDLSGPGLEPAAG, from the coding sequence ATGATTGCACTATCCCAACTATGGAAATCAACAACAGTTAAGCAACAAAAATATTGTTTGCTCCCGGAAGACACAATCACCATCAGCGGTGAAACCCTTTATCGAATTCAAGCTCTGCGCGAAATTGGGACCGACAGAGGCTGGGGAAGAATCGAAAAAGGCGATAAGGGCGGCTACATCACGGGCGAACACAATTTATCGCAGTCTGGCGAGTCATGGGTTGGCGGGAATGCCAAGGTCTACGGAAACGCCATGATCTCCGGCAACGCAAGAGTCTTGGACGAGGCGTCAGTTTTCGATCGCGCCATTGTTACAGACGATACGCTGATATCCGGCACCGCGCAGGTATTTGGCGACGCCTGCATCGAGCGCGAAGCCGCTGTCGGTCATCAGGCGAGGGTTTATGATTGGGCGCTGATCGAAGGTGAAGCCAAGGTCTACGGCAACGCGAGCGTCTTCGGGTGGGCCAGGGTCGGTGGCCTCGCAATTATCGCTGAGGAAGCCCAGGTCTTCGACAATGCCCGGGTGTCGGGCCGCTTCTGCATCGGGCGACCGCCATCCGATCGGGGCGAGATTCTTCCCTTGGAGTATACGCCCCCTGTGATAGGCGGGAATGCCAAAATATTCGGCAGCGCTAGGGTGCGGGGTGGAGCCAATGTATCAGAAAACGCGAAGGTCTACGAGAATGCGGTGGTAACTGGGTTGGTCGACGTCAAGGGCAACGTTGAAGTTGCCGGGAGGGCCTACCTCGCCGGAGAGCAACGCGAGATCACCGGCAACCTCCTCATTCGACGCGGATTTTTCGGGCATAAGATTTTGGACCTCTCCGGCCCCGGCCTGGAACCGGCTGCCGGCTAA
- a CDS encoding SUMF1/EgtB/PvdO family nonheme iron enzyme — MPRHIFVFVLSPTAPKGLLGEDKVWHQFTRLRRHIRRGVLTLLFWTTALRQSKALRTFRNDVFLAPSIGPAAAWSLVAFAFLLYEIVERYAVPEGTPIDAIDRQQSIAVVFIVGAAALIAALVSASRHRLKDFPFPRHIYARFPLKALRFVVGTLWSSASLALSFLDYVFVRVLAAPLVAPGRSRTIAFGILSLGMLCGVFLPPPFGLIAAAAVGTAIFAIVRRWSWVEAEKDRFLVERTKSKELGSRGAMLDEDLRDEALASLLLLIILIPILLRQIQWAYCGFGTEHSCPLPVKPLGSMPLHYELLEWLAYFGSHLTKAVPFVDWSEVFGVKSDWPDPTSKEGKIIVFVLRAGLDLLFLATLLQALQIMWRLVTERRAFESNQLPILEPLAENREMERIALALNNSFGLPVVDLPAVRTAYRYDADRLMEIVQSVEHRDSEEDDDSEKYRRFLRGKVAVALLGAQHPDGDTAEFFTAQSGSAKNVKLRKWVVDVASRLPPRNSEGEANRKTLQDILQDVGRDPRERAAAARALGRLDKCEATKALLLEKLTYWREFPEVRAGAAVALANQGVTEADQKIARLAGRVPHPQKGNFDGYVPILAVAYALPRPSNPLDFFKWGSKSDDRRLAVLINHAARIQRIPLSTAAAQAQLGQGQEHDQLVRIEPKPSGEFPPGFWMGSPDDEERSLPSERPRHFVTMKQSFAIGRYPVTVEEYLAFLNATRNELPTRFKEYQLRNAGGDTTQTTAVREDPARLPIVDVSWIDAMHYCGWLERVTGRVYRLPTEAEWEYACRAGKDGEDDWYNTGKDIGAGQANYSGSLGKREVREKKIPITKRVPVHMYDPNNFGLYHMHGNVFEWCADPWHKTFDDKPGMANSACDQSAWVEGGSFELGVMRGGSWYSFRPDLRAARRLRYSSTNRIDYGGFRLAMTLPDHF, encoded by the coding sequence ATGCCGCGTCATATCTTTGTCTTCGTTCTGAGCCCAACTGCTCCCAAGGGTTTATTGGGGGAAGACAAGGTGTGGCACCAGTTCACTCGCCTCCGCCGTCACATACGCCGGGGTGTACTTACGCTGCTGTTTTGGACAACAGCATTACGCCAATCCAAAGCGTTGCGTACCTTTCGAAACGATGTGTTCCTGGCTCCTAGCATTGGCCCCGCGGCAGCTTGGTCGCTCGTCGCATTTGCGTTTCTACTTTACGAGATCGTCGAGCGATACGCCGTACCCGAGGGCACGCCTATTGACGCGATTGATCGCCAACAGAGCATCGCTGTAGTCTTCATCGTGGGAGCCGCGGCACTAATTGCTGCGTTGGTGAGTGCCTCGCGGCATCGCCTCAAGGACTTTCCGTTTCCTCGGCACATTTACGCCAGATTTCCACTTAAAGCGCTGCGTTTTGTTGTTGGCACTCTTTGGTCGTCGGCTTCCTTAGCCTTGTCATTTCTCGACTATGTATTCGTTCGCGTGCTAGCGGCCCCCCTTGTGGCACCGGGCCGTAGCCGCACGATCGCCTTCGGAATTCTCTCGCTCGGCATGCTCTGTGGAGTATTTTTGCCGCCCCCCTTTGGACTTATAGCAGCCGCGGCCGTAGGCACGGCCATCTTTGCTATAGTGCGTCGCTGGAGCTGGGTAGAAGCCGAAAAAGACCGCTTTCTCGTAGAGCGCACCAAATCAAAGGAGTTAGGCTCGCGCGGAGCAATGCTTGATGAGGACTTGCGCGATGAAGCGCTCGCAAGCCTGTTACTCCTGATTATTTTGATACCGATACTGTTGCGCCAGATTCAATGGGCATATTGTGGCTTCGGAACGGAGCATAGCTGCCCTCTACCGGTGAAGCCGCTGGGCTCAATGCCCTTACATTACGAACTGCTAGAGTGGTTGGCCTATTTCGGAAGCCATTTAACAAAAGCTGTCCCTTTTGTTGATTGGTCCGAGGTCTTTGGAGTGAAAAGCGATTGGCCTGACCCGACATCTAAAGAGGGTAAGATCATAGTCTTTGTGCTCCGTGCCGGACTCGATCTATTGTTTCTGGCGACGCTACTGCAAGCGTTGCAAATTATGTGGCGGTTGGTGACCGAGAGACGGGCATTCGAATCAAACCAACTGCCAATCCTTGAACCACTTGCCGAAAACCGCGAAATGGAGAGGATCGCACTCGCTCTTAACAACTCGTTCGGCTTGCCAGTAGTTGATTTACCCGCTGTGCGAACTGCCTATCGCTATGACGCAGACCGTCTGATGGAGATTGTCCAATCGGTAGAGCATAGGGATAGCGAGGAAGATGACGATAGCGAAAAATACAGGAGATTTTTGAGAGGGAAAGTGGCGGTGGCCCTTCTGGGCGCCCAGCATCCAGACGGCGATACGGCGGAGTTCTTCACTGCCCAAAGCGGTTCGGCAAAGAACGTTAAGCTGCGCAAGTGGGTCGTTGACGTAGCCAGCCGCTTACCTCCCCGAAACAGCGAAGGTGAGGCTAACCGCAAGACATTGCAGGATATCCTTCAAGATGTTGGCCGTGATCCTCGCGAGCGCGCAGCGGCAGCGCGCGCGCTTGGTCGGCTTGATAAGTGTGAAGCCACCAAAGCGCTCTTGCTCGAGAAATTGACGTATTGGCGCGAGTTTCCCGAAGTGCGAGCCGGAGCAGCTGTCGCTCTCGCGAACCAGGGCGTAACCGAAGCTGATCAGAAAATAGCGAGATTGGCCGGGCGCGTTCCTCACCCTCAGAAGGGCAATTTCGATGGGTATGTGCCTATCCTCGCCGTGGCGTACGCACTCCCAAGGCCATCGAATCCTCTTGATTTTTTCAAGTGGGGATCGAAATCCGATGATCGTCGGCTAGCTGTGCTCATCAATCACGCTGCGCGAATCCAACGGATTCCATTGAGCACGGCTGCGGCACAGGCGCAACTTGGCCAGGGCCAAGAGCACGATCAGTTAGTCCGCATCGAACCAAAGCCTTCTGGCGAATTTCCACCGGGATTTTGGATGGGGTCGCCCGACGATGAGGAAAGATCCCTGCCATCAGAGCGGCCCAGGCACTTCGTTACAATGAAGCAATCGTTCGCGATTGGACGCTACCCGGTTACAGTCGAAGAGTACCTTGCGTTCTTGAACGCCACCCGGAATGAGCTGCCGACCCGGTTTAAGGAATATCAGCTACGCAATGCCGGTGGGGATACGACACAGACGACAGCGGTACGAGAAGATCCAGCACGGCTTCCCATTGTTGACGTTAGCTGGATAGATGCGATGCACTATTGTGGGTGGTTAGAGAGGGTCACTGGCCGGGTATACAGACTGCCTACGGAAGCAGAGTGGGAATACGCATGCAGGGCAGGCAAGGACGGCGAGGACGACTGGTACAATACCGGAAAAGACATAGGCGCCGGACAGGCCAACTACTCAGGTTCGCTGGGAAAACGCGAGGTTCGAGAAAAGAAAATTCCCATTACTAAACGGGTTCCAGTGCACATGTATGACCCAAACAATTTTGGACTTTATCACATGCACGGGAATGTCTTCGAGTGGTGTGCTGATCCGTGGCACAAAACTTTCGATGACAAACCGGGAATGGCCAACAGCGCCTGCGATCAATCTGCATGGGTTGAGGGAGGCAGCTTTGAACTTGGCGTTATGCGGGGAGGCTCGTGGTATAGTTTTCGTCCTGACCTTCGCGCGGCTCGTCGCCTGAGATACTCATCAACGAACCGCATAGACTACGGCGGGTTCCGCTTGGCGATGACTCTCCCGGACCACTTTTAG
- a CDS encoding GNAT family N-acetyltransferase, which yields MAIAIKALSAGDDRSLAEVIRIYQGAIESSEQKPPEALEAMVGDPRYMVLAALDGARAVGFSISFFPSTKRFWLLEYMAADTAVRSQGLGALLFQETIRRGSERLPHAVCLLEVDRAPAAGSTDDEKWRRLQFYRRQGCLALEPLDYILPLEFAGSPPPMKILVCGADADARFDREWVKNVLASLYTEVYDVPTSDPRFASMTANLPESLELSVLPNTLSNTSEPPTPASPA from the coding sequence ATGGCCATCGCGATCAAAGCGCTGTCAGCCGGCGACGACCGATCGCTTGCAGAAGTGATCCGAATTTACCAGGGCGCGATTGAATCCAGCGAACAGAAGCCGCCTGAGGCGCTTGAGGCTATGGTTGGCGACCCGCGGTACATGGTGCTTGCCGCCTTAGACGGTGCACGTGCCGTAGGGTTCTCGATCTCGTTCTTTCCGAGCACGAAGAGGTTTTGGCTCTTGGAATACATGGCCGCCGACACGGCAGTCAGGTCACAAGGTTTGGGTGCCCTGCTATTCCAAGAGACGATCCGGCGTGGCTCAGAGCGCCTGCCGCATGCGGTGTGCCTTCTTGAGGTTGATCGCGCGCCAGCGGCGGGCAGTACCGATGATGAAAAATGGCGGCGGCTACAATTCTATCGTCGGCAAGGCTGTCTGGCACTTGAGCCACTGGATTATATCTTGCCGCTCGAATTCGCCGGCTCCCCGCCACCCATGAAGATCCTGGTCTGTGGTGCGGATGCCGACGCGCGATTTGACCGGGAGTGGGTGAAGAACGTGCTGGCATCGCTATATACGGAAGTCTACGACGTGCCGACGTCCGATCCAAGATTTGCGTCTATGACTGCAAACTTGCCGGAATCTCTGGAACTCTCTGTACTGCCGAATACTCTATCGAACACATCGGAACCCCCCACCCCCGCATCGCCCGCGTGA
- a CDS encoding relaxase/mobilization nuclease domain-containing protein, translating to MILKASQRGGGKQLGLHLMKTEENEHVEVHEIRGFVSDDIVGALKEAYAVSKGTRCKQFLFSVSLNPPPNERVPVEIFESAIARIEEKNGLIGQPRIVVFHEKEGRRHAHAIWSRIDAETMTAKNLSHFKLKLRDLSREIYLEQGWKMPRGLMNSREADPRNFTLKEWQQAKRTGRGDLKELMQECWAVSDSKAAFMQALKSRGFTLAKGDRRGHVAITPEGEVISIARYTGKKTKDIEARLGKSDTLPSVTEARAQLTKDLSATFKRHMREAEEKKRRDLAPLDAERRAMVQGQRQERTHLRTRQTQRWIEESRARIERFDEGVKGLWGRITGKHAEICKANEREAYAALTRDRDQRQTLMEAQMKDRQALQIHIKATRNRHALMLKELRTDRHAVRQIEHRAAPMKEVRLQAETPTQRTTPPTMRERLDKLRKAEREWGPGRDGNFDRER from the coding sequence ATGATCCTCAAGGCTTCTCAGCGCGGCGGCGGCAAGCAGCTTGGTCTTCACCTGATGAAGACTGAGGAGAACGAACACGTCGAGGTGCATGAGATTCGCGGCTTCGTTTCGGATGATATCGTGGGAGCGCTGAAAGAAGCCTATGCCGTGAGCAAAGGAACGCGCTGCAAGCAGTTCCTGTTTTCCGTCTCGCTGAACCCTCCGCCCAACGAACGGGTGCCGGTCGAGATTTTCGAGAGTGCCATTGCGCGGATCGAGGAGAAGAACGGCCTCATTGGCCAGCCGCGCATTGTCGTCTTCCACGAAAAGGAGGGCCGCAGGCATGCCCATGCCATCTGGAGCCGCATCGACGCGGAGACCATGACAGCGAAGAACCTCTCGCATTTCAAGCTCAAGCTCCGCGACCTCTCCCGCGAGATCTATCTCGAACAGGGCTGGAAGATGCCGCGCGGCCTGATGAACAGCCGCGAGGCAGACCCGCGCAATTTTACTCTCAAGGAGTGGCAGCAGGCCAAGCGCACGGGCCGCGGTGATCTTAAGGAGCTGATGCAGGAGTGCTGGGCGGTCTCCGATTCCAAGGCCGCCTTCATGCAGGCGCTCAAAAGCCGGGGCTTCACGCTGGCCAAGGGCGACCGGCGCGGGCATGTCGCGATCACACCGGAGGGCGAGGTGATCTCCATCGCGCGGTACACCGGCAAGAAGACCAAGGACATCGAGGCGAGGCTAGGAAAATCCGATACGCTTCCAAGCGTGACCGAAGCGAGAGCTCAGCTCACCAAAGACCTCTCAGCCACGTTCAAGCGCCACATGCGCGAGGCCGAGGAGAAAAAGCGCCGCGATCTTGCGCCGCTGGATGCTGAGCGCCGGGCGATGGTGCAGGGCCAGCGGCAGGAGCGCACGCATCTTCGCACCCGGCAGACGCAGCGTTGGATTGAAGAATCCCGCGCCCGTATCGAACGTTTCGACGAGGGCGTCAAAGGCCTTTGGGGCCGGATCACCGGCAAGCACGCAGAAATCTGCAAGGCGAACGAGCGCGAGGCGTATGCCGCGCTGACCCGTGACCGCGATCAGCGGCAGACGCTAATGGAGGCGCAGATGAAGGACCGCCAAGCGCTGCAGATTCACATTAAGGCCACGCGCAACCGTCACGCCCTAATGCTGAAAGAATTGCGCACCGACCGACACGCTGTACGCCAGATCGAGCACCGGGCGGCGCCGATGAAGGAAGTCCGTTTACAGGCCGAGACACCAACCCAACGCACCACCCCGCCGACTATGCGGGAGCGCCTTGACAAGCTTCGGAAGGCCGAGCGCGAGTGGGGGCCGGGCCGCGACGGTAATTTCGACAGAGAACGCTAA